The following DNA comes from Brassica oleracea var. oleracea cultivar TO1000 chromosome C5, BOL, whole genome shotgun sequence.
AGGTAATGTTTTCAATTTATTGTTTTTGTTTTTTTCTCATGATTTTAAAAATCTAAATTATTGATAATATATATGTTTATTCGTTTTTGTTATTTGTTGATATTTTATGAGTTGTGACTGTTTATAATGATTTCAATATCACTAGAGTTCAGTTCAATCCACAAGTATAATAAGTGTTGTATTATAAATCCAAGTTTTCTAATTTTTTTATTACTATAAAAATATTTTAATCTAAATCTACACTCCAAAAATAAAATATGAAATAAAAAACTAAAATTTATTAGGTATATAGAGTCCGGACAAAGAGCTAACCATCATCTAGTATATATATATATATATATATAAACTTGTGTTGAGAAACCTAAGGAGTCTCTCAACCAATGCGAATGGCCTATAGTTCTCCAGTCCAGTGTATTCATTAAGAATAGTAGGAGTTTATGTGGTAAATGTTTTTCCTTCTGAAGGCACATAAATATGGTGAAAATATTGTTATCCTTATACTCAGGGCCTACTTCTACTAATTCAAAAGTTATTTGTGACTGAGTGATCATAAAAAAGTGTTTTTATAATAAAATAGTTGGTTATCCAGTAAGAGAAAAATACAGTAAACAAAGTTTTAATCATAATCTAAACGAGAGGTTAAGCAAAATAAGCTCGTGAAAACTAACAAAAAAATATTGGTAACTAAAAGGTCATGACTAGGTTTTCTGTCGATGGGTTTTCACGGGAAAAGCAACTAGTTGGAAAAAAAATATACTAAAATTTCAGTACGCAACAAGACTCTGAAACGTCAAAATCAGAATCTCTACCGCAAAAGTTTAAGATCATTTTTCTTTCTGACATGGAAAGAAAAGAAAAAAGGGTATAAAGTTTTAAAAATGTATGATTTCAACAAAGATGAACAAGAAATAAAAGAGTTAGGAAAGCCCACCTCGTATGGCTACATATTAAATTAAAACTGAGATAATTGCTTCCAATGCAATTAGACACTAAACCACGAACTATGAAGCAGTCCAAAGACACAAACACACAAAACATAAAGGAAAGTGGCTGTGGAGATAAAATATGTGACTCAGCTACTCAAAAATCTCCTACAAAACTTAGGGTTTTATTTTATTTTCTACTATTTTGTACTCTCACTTCAAGACCTAGGGTTCTTGAAATCATTAAGCTCCCAATCATATGAATCAAAATTATGGAAACCAGCTATATATCCTTCTTGGTTAAAGAGGTAAATTAGTATAACGAGTATATCCCGGAAAGCAGTATAAATCTCACACAACACAGAAACATCACTGAGAGACTAATTCACCAAATAAAAAAACTGAACCAGAGAGACATACCCGAAAGTCCTCTGTCAGACTCAACACCAGTGCATAGGTTCCGAAGCTGCGTCTCGATTTTGTTCAAGAAGGTCGTAGCCTCATCAAACGGCCTTGCGAGATCCGACTTGTATTTCACCAATATATCGCAATACGTTTCCTGGAATCTCACCAACCCATAGATTTATCTAAGTAAAAAAAACAAAATCCAAAAAAAAATCGAGAGAGAGTGTGAGAGAGATAGAGACCATGAATTCGTCAAGTTCAGGATCAGCTCCGAAGCAAGAAGACGACGGGACAACGTTTTGCTTATGCACATGGCTCTCCCGTTGAATCTCCTCCAGTAGACACGCTATCTCCGGCGGCGCTCCGACCTGCTTACAGTTATAAAAAAAATTAAAGAATATTATTACCAAACATATGGTTTTGTTTCTCCTTTGTCTTAACCATAAAATTATAAGAAAACAATTGATAACGATAAAAACAGTTTTGAATCCTCTCAATCTTAAACGTGATTTTTTTTCTCGATGAAAGAAAGAAGCAGCCTAGAATTCTGAAGTGATGCATTCAAGAACGATGAAGATGCTCAAAGTTCTTGAAGAGGTAATAAAACTACAAAAGTCATCCTTATGAGCACAAAAAAATCAAAAGGCAAAACATACAGAACGCAAAATCGCATGAACAGTGAACAAGCGAGTAATAAAATCACCTTCTGGCAATCGATGTAAGCCTGGAGTAACCGAGGATACAAAGGATGAGAAGCGATCTTCCCCTTGATGATACCGAGAGAGACTTTATCATCGTTTCTTGGGATCTCAGGAGCGATCGACGCAGCCTCAGACGACAAAGCGGAGGCGGCTGCTGAGAGTAGCTCGTCGGATCCGAATACATCAGAGACACGATTGTCTCCAGCGGAGGAGCAAAGCAAGGTTTGGTAATCAGAAGGAAACATGAGATTATCAGGAGACATCATAAGCACTGCCTTATCTGAGTAATCACCGTCGGTTGGATGAAAACCGTACATTCCATCCATCGCCGGTACGAACTAACGTCTTCTTTCGAGGTTCTTTTCTCTGTAGAACAACGAAATAATCGATGAAGAACTGAATGAAACCTTTGGTTTAGCAAAATTTGCGATTTTAGTACAATAATATTTTGATGGTAGTGTTGTTTTTGTGCAAGGAAGAGAGAGAGAAAGAAGGTGAAGGATTGGAGGACGCAGGGATCATATTTTCTTTTGGCAAAAAAATAAACAAATAAATAAAAGGTAATGAAAAAAATAATGAAACTGTAAATTACGAGAAAGGACAATAAGCAGCTTTAGCTATAGGGCTCAAGCTTGAGGCTTCTTCATCTATAGCTTGAGAGTTGAGATAAGGCCTTCCCAACTTATCTGTTAATTTTTGTACATAAGGTTACGAATTATGCCAAGCCATCATTTGCACCATCAGGAAATTTGAACATGTTTTGGTTTTCAGTTGAATGTGATGAGAATGTTGACGTTTTAGCTATTTCTCAACGGTTAGAAAAAAGTCAACAGAAACAGAATAAGATCAATTGATATGTTGAAATGATTTAGTTTGTGGTTAAGTCTTGGTTTAATCGCATCACCTCCAATGTAGGACATTTTCTTTGTACGGAAAACCGGGTCTCGAGAAGCGTATGTTCATTCCTGGACAAGAATAAGACCCTGTGGATAACTGTTCCTCTTTTGCTGTAATTAGAATTAAATTAGCATCTACGTCGTACACATTTAGACTAGTTAATTCTGAGTAAAGCAAGCTTGTGGATAAATCCAAGATAAAATAAACGAGGGTCTAGCCGTCTAGGCATAGGAGCTGCAAAATCAGTCGTCTTAGCAGATTTGAAATCTTTTGGGCTCATATTCTGATATATATTGCTTGACACGTTATGGTTAGACACTGAATGTGATTTATGATCCATGCCAAGTGATGATGTTGATATACATACATAAAAATTTTGAATATGCATAACGTCAATTCCAATAAAACACCAAAATTTCAGATGTAATTTTATCTCTAATGAGACAGCAAAAATGACACAATCCTACGTGTTGTGTTGTGTTATGTAAATAGTGCTACAGAAAATTTCATATACTACTATTTACCATAATTTACCATATTAAATATTAATAAATAATACAATTATTACTTATTATTTAATTATAGATAGAATGGTACTATTAATTAATTTTAAATTATAGTAGATATTAAACTTCTATTTTATTTATATTTTAATTAATAATATAACTAAATGAATATTATCAATTGTATAAAATTTTAATTTCAACTAATATTTTATATAAAATAAATTAATTAATATACAAATTAACTAAAGAAAAATATCATTTAAAATGAACACTGAAAACATAAAATTACTAAAAAATTAAAAATAAACATAAAACCTAAATATGAAAATATAATTAGTCAATTACAAATAGTTAAAATACTAAAATTATTAAAACTTAAAAATAATATATAATATTATTGTTATTTAAAATTGGGTGTTATGGTTAGAGGTAAAACATAGTTAAACACTTTAACATTAAATTTGGTGTCATTTCAACACCGAATTTTGTGTTATAGTTGGAATGTTCCCTAATGACTTACTTAATGACAATGAACAAATTTATTAACTAGACATTATCGATTCTGTATGCTTCCTGGTTTTATTTGCATATTAAGTTCAAATTGGTCATAATTTGAAGAGATAGTATCTTTTTTTTTAGCAACAAGAGATAGTATCTAGAAGAAGAAAAACTGCCCTTTAACAAAAGGAGAATAAAAATAAGTACAAAAAAAAAACAAAAGGAGAATAAAAACGAGGAGCACTTACAATATTTCGAATGGAACCATTCTTTTAGTTTTGTCGAAAGCTTTAGAAGTTTATCTTATAGTTTCTCTTAGGAAGGTGGCGTCTTCTGTTATACTACCACTTTTGATATAAAACTTGTTTATGTTTTTCTCTCTCTCTCTCTCTCTCTTTTAAAGACAAGAGAAAGTCATTTTCACTTTAAGGTAATTATAAAATATTGCAGTTAATAACCAGCTTAACCAATCTTTGTTTTTTCATACTCTCTCCGTTTCATAATACTTGATGTTTTGTAACATTACACAAAGATTAAGAAAATTACATTTCCCTAGAAAAATATTTTAAAAATATAATTTTAAAATCAGTTAAACAATTATAAAAAAAAAGACGGTAAAATCTAATTGGTTGAACAGTTTCCAATAAAGTTAAAGTTTATCTTAAAATCTCAAAACTTCTTTAAAATCTCAAAATTTCATATAAATTGAAACAAAACAAACCTTCTAAAACATCATATATATTGAAACGGAGGGAGTATTAAAACTAGCTTGATGAAATAACGATGTTTCTTAGGCTGTCTTAGTTATCATGTATTTTTTCTCAAATCTTAAATGTTGATTACTATGTTTTTAAATAGTTGTTAGGTCGAGTTTGTAGAAATAAACTAGTACTAAACTTATGAAATTAGTAAGCGTCGGAAACATAAGATAACTTACAAGGAAGGAAGGAAGGAATGAATGAACGTAATTGCGATTTTAGTAATGTCCGTATATCTATATGATGGACCACTTGGATGCTACATGTTGAGTTTTGAGCTATCGGAACTACATGCAATGTTTTCTTAGAACTCTTATGATTGGTTGTTCGCGTAGCTAGGTTTTTCCTATTTATTTCATCATTATAGCTGGGCTTAGTGATGTAGATTCTTTTTTTTACTGAAGATTCTTCTCATTTTCTGTACCTATTTCCCTACCTATTCATATAATTCGAATAGTTCTATCACCAAAAAATACTACGCGAAATGTACACATAGATTTATTTAAACTTCGTCTGCGCCTGCTGGTACGATCATGCAGCTAAAAATCATAAACTATATAATATTGGTGTCTTATGTTCGGACAATTTTCAATCGTTTATTCTATTTTTCTTTCTAAAATAGAATAATTATATAATAGAGTTGGTTGTTGCTCCAATTGTACTCTATTTTAGAGTGAAAAACAGAGTGATAAACAAAGAAAAAATAAGTTATTTTATATATAGAGTAAACCTGTTTTTTATTCTATTATATAGTGAAAAATAGAATATGATTGGAGTATTTTTATTCTCAATTTTATTTTAGAGTGAAAAATAGAATGTAGTTTGAGATGCTTTCAAAAGGATAAAACTAAGTAACTGAGTAAATTTACAACGGTGTCAGCCAAAATTATTGGCTTAGGAAAAAACCTCAATGTTTTGTAGATACTGTGATATCTAGCTTCCTTTTTTTAATTGAATGCGATATCTCCTTTTATAAGTACTAGTAAAAAATTTGCCACCCAAAAAAAACTAGTAGAAAATAAATTTCCCTGTTTTTTTTGTACGCAAATAAATTTCTCTGTTATATTTTTGGATCAGCTTGATGCTTATTGTTCATGTGTCAAGCATTTTCCAGGTTTCTCCATATATGTAGTTATTATAGGTTTGGCTCATATAAATTGACATAGTTTGTGAAAGTAAATGGTGATTATAGTTGAAAAGTTGAATGTGTTTATCCTCGTAGCTAGTGTTCATTTTCCATGGATGGTAATAATTTCTAGTATATATCGTGCAATTAAACGTAACTCTATGACATTGGTGTTACCCAACATCTCCGATCCACTTCTATACTAGTATTTAGAGATAAAATCATTCTAACTCTACTTTATTTCTTCTACTAAAATAAAGATTGCTATTTTCACCTCTATATTTAGGGGAAAAAATAACATTTCTCTATAATAGAAGCATACTTTTTTATTCACAAAATGATCTTTTAACTTTTTAATTTAACAATTATAACTAAATTAAATATTTTTAATGAAAATGCACTATTTATATAAATATGTAATCATACTTTTTATTTACATAATAGTTTTTATAAAAATATTCAGTGTAAATAATATAATAATTTTATGAATGTTACACTAAATTAGGTTGGTTTTCAACTTTCACAAATAAAAGATAATATTTATAAAATTAGAAAAAAATATATCAATAATATTTATTTTTAGACGAAGAAATATAATAATATATCAGAGACAAATCTATCTTTATTATAAAGTTTTCCTATTTTAAAAGAAAAAATAGAGAAATACATCCGGGTATTCGATGACCAGCAATATATTATGGGGTGCGTTGCTTTATTTTTTTTCAAAAATATAAGATGTGCTAAAGGGTCTTTCCGTTGATGGACAGGTTGATTGACCCATCCATTTTCGGGCCAGGTTTGTTCTAAAATTATCTGACACAAAGCTATGGTTCCGTATGAATCCATATAAAAACAAACATTGCTTTGGTCCCTCCATCTCACTCCCTTGTATATCCATCGTTGATCCTCACCAACATTTATTGATATTCTGGATTACTAATTTAAATCCATACACGAAGCTTAAACAGCTTGTTCTGTCTAAGATTTGAATTGATTGTTAGTTATATCTGGTCATAGCAATAACTGTAAGCTTAGAGCATGGTTATTGGTTAGAAATCATGTCAGTTTCTAAAAGAAAAAAAAATGATATTAAATTTGTTTATTTGTGTTTAATTATAGTGAACTGACATCTTTTGGTAGAAATTTTAAATCTGTTGTTAAAAGTTCTACAGTGAGAGTTTTTGAATACTCTTTTTCGTAATTTAACTAATTTTTCATTTTTTATAAATAATGAATACTCTCTCTAGATACTGTTAATGAAGCTGTTCTTAGAATAGCCCCATTAGTCATTTTTGATAGAGTATGAGAAAGAGTAACAACTGGTTCGTTGCAAAGATCTTTGTTTTGGCATTTTAGAACTTATGTTTCCATCTGTCTTCATATTAGTGGTTTTATTAATTGTGAATGTGAATGTGAATGCTCCGTATATGCATGATTTGAAAACTCTGGATATCTTCATTGTGAATGTGATGCAGAACAAAATAAATGATATGATTCGAGCAACGTATGTAAGATAAATGATTGTTATGATTCGAGCAGTGGGGTGAATATGCCCATTCCTTGCTAATAAGAATATTTTTGTATAAACAGTCAGGAAAATAAAGTACTCAACAAATTTAAATGTGAACATACCTGTGCTTGGAAGCGAACAAGGTACTAATCCAAAATAGGTATATGTGAGGACTACTTTAAGAAACAGTTTCTTAATTTTTTAGTTGAAAATTAAGAAACAGTTTCTTATATTTCTCTAAGAAACCCGCCCTAAAAAACCGTGGATAATCATGCTCTAAGATAGACCTAGAATCGTATTGATAAAAAAACCTGATTATCGCACCTAATATTTTTTTGCTAAAAAGTAAATACCATTAATAAAAATGAAGGTTTGATTACAAACTTAATTGTGACTACAATCTGCTTAGAAGCTGATTTGATCCTAGAGGCCGCAAAAAAAAATTAAAAAACCCCAAAGATATATGAAATTGATTTCAAACTTACTTGAAAGCAATAGGGAGTAAAATCAAGTATAGCAACAATTTAATCACCCTAAACAAAGCACTTCTCGCTGCATCTGAACAACTCAGAGAAAACAAGGGAATAGCCGGGGGAAGTTCAGTCGAGAACTCACCGAAGTGGCTCCAAGCAGGCATCGACGGATGCGTCTGGCTACGCCCCGGAGCTCCGCTGGAGGAGGACCTCGACCAACAAACCTAACTATCTCAACTGGGAGACAAAAGTTCAGGCCCGAATCGCCGCTGTTAACATATAAGCACAAGTTACGGTCAAGCGTAGGCTGGTACAACATGCTCTTTTCACCGCCCACACGACACAGAGAATGTAGCAGAGACCACGAGGAACACTAACTCGGACTGTCGGAGCTTTGAAGAT
Coding sequences within:
- the LOC106343883 gene encoding homeobox protein knotted-1-like 6 isoform X2, whose translation is MDGMYGFHPTDGDYSDKAVLMMSPDNLMFPSDYQTLLCSSAGDNRVSDVFGSDELLSAAASALSSEAASIAPEIPRNDDKVSLGIIKGKIASHPLYPRLLQAYIDCQKVGAPPEIACLLEEIQRESHVHKQNVVPSSSCFGADPELDEFMETYCDILVKYKSDLARPFDEATTFLNKIETQLRNLCTGVESDRGLSVSSDEELNGGDEILQDGKQICEDRDLKDRLLRKFGSRISSLKLEFSKKKKKGKLPKEARQALLDWWNVHYKWPYPTEGDKIALADATGLDQKQINNWFINQRKRHWKPSENMPFAMMDDSSGSFFTEE
- the LOC106343883 gene encoding homeobox protein knotted-1-like 6 isoform X1; this translates as MDGMYGFHPTDGDYSDKAVLMMSPDNLMFPSDYQTLLCSSAGDNRVSDVFGSDELLSAAASALSSEAASIAPEIPRNDDKVSLGIIKGKIASHPLYPRLLQAYIDCQKVGAPPEIACLLEEIQRESHVHKQNVVPSSSCFGADPELDEFMETYCDILVKYKSDLARPFDEATTFLNKIETQLRNLCTGVESDRGLSDGAVSSDEELNGGDEILQDGKQICEDRDLKDRLLRKFGSRISSLKLEFSKKKKKGKLPKEARQALLDWWNVHYKWPYPTEGDKIALADATGLDQKQINNWFINQRKRHWKPSENMPFAMMDDSSGSFFTEE